The Microbacter sp. GSS18 genome has a segment encoding these proteins:
- a CDS encoding DUF4166 domain-containing protein, which produces MTSIFEVALGADFDRLHPMMRRRFSVGLDSGEACVGRGVMTSIRRGPWWTIPFLQIGRLRNILIPDTGTDVAFVIENFPYRDPLGRETVTFVREYTIGAKHHRFDATMILDDGRIVDYLGTHQHLAVDLDLRVDDRGGLVLTSDAQRFYEGPFGFRFPMLFSGRARLHEYYDDSDQSFHIDLEVHNRRFGFLFGYRGTFQAEWIPATDAPARLKPHRHEART; this is translated from the coding sequence GTGACATCGATCTTCGAGGTGGCGCTCGGGGCTGATTTCGATCGGCTGCACCCCATGATGCGACGACGGTTCAGCGTGGGGCTGGACTCCGGTGAAGCATGCGTCGGGCGCGGGGTGATGACCAGCATCCGGCGCGGGCCGTGGTGGACGATCCCGTTCCTCCAGATCGGCCGCCTGCGCAACATCCTCATCCCCGACACCGGCACCGACGTGGCGTTCGTGATCGAGAACTTCCCGTACCGCGATCCGCTCGGTCGGGAGACCGTCACGTTCGTGCGCGAGTACACCATCGGAGCGAAGCACCACCGGTTCGACGCCACCATGATCCTCGACGACGGCCGGATCGTCGACTACCTCGGCACCCACCAGCACCTTGCCGTCGACCTCGACCTGCGCGTCGACGACCGTGGAGGGCTCGTTCTCACCTCGGACGCGCAACGCTTCTACGAAGGCCCCTTCGGCTTCCGCTTCCCCATGCTGTTCAGCGGCCGCGCCCGCCTCCACGAGTACTACGACGACAGCGACCAGTCCTTCCACATCGACCTCGAGGTCCATAACCGCCGCTTCGGGTTCCTCTTCGGCTACCGCGGCACCTTCCAGGCAGAATGGATACCCGCCACCGACGCACCCGCCCGGCTCAAGCCCCACCGTCACGAAGCCAGAACCTGA
- a CDS encoding histidine kinase — translation MTASAPAAARPFDVASATRWAEPRAGHAGVLSTPRSAVSVAVTVFVTLTVQVLVQPLAALIQGGVEWTLIFPPPVLLSLLLLGCAVQAASILLSDRSPEATVVIVTAVYIGLAVGLSVPRWLIGMYLVIALALFLLATRRPLAVSIAWLAGVVVVTLGALSLWVSTTGLPLATVVGFVTAEGIQLAVPATAGTALGAWWGVQMRRVAVARAEAESAKLEQEWRVEEAQQRERTRIAQELHDVAGQHLAGLITLADAALAIAPDRPGDALLLVEEVRNEGRFAAASLAGALADLRAVGTEPRELTRDLRQAGELIEFWRKRGMNITLAATGPVEELPTVVSATAYRCAQEAITNAAKHAPGARVDVEITAAADRLSVLIANGSTSSATPAVSGLGLGWGLSGIRDRIDLLRGTLVFGATPDGGWIVRFGIPIATTD, via the coding sequence GTGACTGCTTCTGCACCTGCCGCCGCCCGGCCGTTTGACGTGGCCTCCGCCACCCGCTGGGCTGAACCTCGGGCGGGACATGCCGGGGTTCTGAGTACGCCGCGATCCGCGGTGAGTGTCGCGGTCACAGTGTTCGTGACTTTGACGGTTCAGGTTCTTGTGCAACCGCTCGCAGCGCTCATCCAAGGTGGGGTGGAGTGGACACTCATCTTCCCGCCTCCGGTGCTGTTGTCGCTGCTCCTGCTTGGGTGCGCTGTTCAGGCTGCCTCGATCCTGTTGAGCGACCGGTCGCCCGAGGCCACCGTCGTCATCGTGACCGCTGTCTACATTGGGCTCGCGGTCGGGCTGTCGGTACCGAGATGGCTGATCGGCATGTATCTCGTTATCGCGTTGGCGTTGTTCCTGCTCGCGACGCGAAGGCCCCTTGCCGTTTCGATCGCGTGGCTGGCGGGGGTTGTGGTTGTCACCCTGGGCGCGCTGTCTCTCTGGGTCTCGACGACAGGGCTGCCCCTTGCGACGGTGGTCGGCTTCGTGACGGCGGAGGGGATTCAGTTGGCTGTGCCCGCGACCGCCGGCACCGCGCTCGGCGCGTGGTGGGGTGTGCAGATGCGTCGCGTTGCCGTCGCCCGTGCGGAGGCTGAGTCCGCCAAGCTGGAGCAAGAATGGCGTGTCGAGGAGGCGCAGCAGCGAGAGCGCACACGAATCGCGCAGGAGTTGCACGATGTCGCGGGGCAGCATCTCGCCGGCCTGATCACGCTCGCCGACGCCGCGCTGGCGATCGCTCCCGACCGCCCCGGTGACGCGTTGCTCCTTGTCGAGGAAGTCCGCAACGAGGGTCGCTTCGCGGCCGCGAGCCTCGCAGGCGCTCTCGCAGACCTCCGGGCGGTGGGAACGGAGCCACGGGAGCTGACCCGTGATCTGCGGCAGGCAGGCGAACTCATCGAGTTCTGGCGGAAGCGCGGGATGAACATCACCCTCGCCGCGACGGGACCCGTCGAGGAACTCCCCACAGTGGTCTCCGCGACCGCGTACCGGTGCGCGCAGGAAGCGATCACCAACGCCGCCAAGCACGCTCCCGGCGCGAGGGTCGACGTCGAGATCACAGCGGCAGCCGACCGCCTCAGCGTGCTGATCGCCAACGGATCCACGTCTTCGGCGACGCCGGCCGTCTCCGGGCTGGGCCTCGGCTGGGGACTCAGCGGAATCCGAGACCGAATCGACCTGCTGCGGGGCACACTCGTCTTCGGAGCGACACCGGACGGCGGCTGGATCGTGCGGTTCGGTATCCCCATTGCGACCACCGACTGA
- a CDS encoding response regulator transcription factor yields the protein MTASAHPIRVLIADDNRSVRKGLRLQLEAARGIHVLGEVSSGSDAVTVARRERADVVLMDLQMPGMSGIDATRELTRSMSGPPVAVIVMTSYAIDGYVTDALDAGAIGYLLKSHDSDQLLAAIHAATRGEAHMSQRVSTPLVREFARRGAADPEMVMRLSAAECRVVAVLSSGTTSNEQIAERLRLSVHTVRSQMQSALKKLGLDDRTQLALWGARNHLDRDADSLI from the coding sequence ATGACCGCCAGCGCCCACCCCATCCGCGTGCTGATCGCCGACGACAATCGCTCTGTACGCAAAGGCCTGCGCCTTCAACTGGAGGCAGCGCGCGGCATCCATGTCCTCGGCGAGGTCTCCAGCGGGTCGGACGCTGTTACGGTCGCGCGTCGCGAACGAGCCGACGTGGTGCTCATGGATCTGCAGATGCCCGGGATGAGTGGAATCGACGCCACGCGCGAACTCACGAGGTCGATGAGCGGGCCGCCCGTCGCTGTCATCGTGATGACGAGCTACGCGATCGATGGGTACGTCACGGACGCCCTCGACGCGGGGGCGATCGGCTACCTCCTCAAGAGCCACGACTCGGACCAGCTTCTCGCGGCGATTCACGCTGCGACACGTGGCGAGGCGCACATGTCGCAGCGCGTCAGCACCCCGCTGGTGCGCGAGTTCGCCCGACGTGGCGCAGCCGATCCCGAGATGGTCATGCGCCTGTCGGCGGCCGAGTGTCGAGTCGTCGCCGTGCTCTCCAGCGGCACCACCAGCAACGAGCAGATCGCTGAACGACTCCGGCTGTCCGTGCATACCGTCCGCTCGCAGATGCAGTCGGCCTTGAAAAAGCTCGGCCTTGACGATCGCACCCAGCTCGCGCTCTGGGGGGCTCGAAATCACCTCGACCGCGACGCGGACTCACTCATTTGA
- a CDS encoding DUF2975 domain-containing protein, with the protein MTKALIVLLFAAVAACQLWVVPQIAAGFAAAAPEFAALELPGVLMVGALLLCVQVVLVCVWRLLTLAARESIFDAAAFRWVDAIIATVVIAGVLIVAGMVVIDRAQAGSPFILITGIIALITVAGLALVVVVMRGLLRQATLLRQEMAEVV; encoded by the coding sequence GTGACGAAGGCTCTGATCGTGCTGTTGTTCGCCGCTGTTGCTGCCTGCCAGCTGTGGGTGGTGCCGCAGATAGCCGCGGGGTTCGCGGCGGCGGCGCCGGAGTTCGCGGCGCTCGAGCTGCCCGGCGTGCTAATGGTCGGTGCGTTGCTGCTGTGCGTGCAGGTGGTGCTGGTGTGCGTGTGGCGGCTGCTCACGCTCGCCGCGCGGGAGAGCATCTTCGACGCTGCCGCGTTCCGGTGGGTGGACGCGATCATCGCGACCGTCGTGATCGCCGGAGTCCTGATCGTGGCGGGCATGGTCGTCATCGATCGTGCCCAGGCGGGAAGCCCGTTCATCCTGATCACCGGCATCATCGCGCTGATCACCGTCGCCGGGTTGGCGCTGGTGGTCGTGGTGATGCGGGGGCTGCTGCGGCAGGCGACGCTGCTGCGGCAGGAGATGGCCGAGGTGGTGTGA
- a CDS encoding helix-turn-helix transcriptional regulator, with protein sequence MPIVIDLDVELAKKKMSVSELAAAIDITPVNVSVLKNGRAKAVRFSTLDAICRVLECQPGDILRWVPDSADARADTTA encoded by the coding sequence ATGCCCATCGTGATCGACCTCGATGTCGAACTGGCGAAGAAGAAGATGAGCGTGTCGGAACTCGCCGCAGCGATCGACATCACACCGGTCAACGTCTCGGTGCTCAAGAACGGCCGCGCGAAGGCGGTGCGATTCTCGACCCTCGACGCGATCTGCCGGGTTCTCGAGTGCCAGCCGGGCGACATCCTCCGCTGGGTGCCCGACAGCGCCGACGCACGAGCGGACACCACCGCGTGA